Proteins from a genomic interval of Patescibacteria group bacterium:
- the gmd gene encoding GDP-mannose 4,6-dehydratase, with amino-acid sequence MKKALITGITGQDGSYLAELLLEKNYEVHGIIRRSSSFNTGRINHLYKDPHINGVKMHLHYGDLSDGTNINKILEKIKPDEIYHLGAQSHVRVSFDLPKYTGDISGLGTTRILDAIKETKINTKFYQASSSEMFGKVKSDDLPITENTPFYPRSPYACAKVYAYWITKNYRESYNMFACNGILFNHESHRRGETFVTKKITRGLARIKLKKDDKIYLGNLDARRDWGYAKDFVYGMWLMLQQKKSDDYILATGETHSVREFVEKTCEFLNIDLIWEGEGVNEKGIDKKTKKTIIEIDPKYFRPAEVDILLGDYSKAKKELKWEPKIKFNKLVEIMAKADYDNEKKF; translated from the coding sequence ATGAAAAAGGCGTTGATTACTGGAATTACAGGGCAAGACGGCTCTTATCTAGCGGAGCTGTTGCTTGAAAAAAATTATGAGGTGCATGGAATTATTAGACGCTCCAGCAGTTTTAATACAGGAAGGATCAACCATCTTTATAAAGATCCGCATATAAATGGCGTAAAAATGCATCTGCATTATGGAGATCTTTCTGATGGAACCAATATCAATAAAATTTTAGAAAAAATAAAACCAGACGAAATTTACCATTTAGGAGCGCAAAGCCATGTGCGAGTAAGTTTTGATTTGCCAAAATATACAGGAGATATATCTGGACTTGGAACAACAAGAATATTAGACGCAATTAAAGAAACAAAAATTAACACAAAATTTTATCAAGCGTCATCATCTGAAATGTTTGGAAAAGTGAAATCAGATGATTTACCTATTACCGAAAATACGCCTTTCTATCCTCGCTCGCCTTACGCATGCGCTAAAGTCTACGCTTACTGGATTACAAAAAATTACAGGGAGAGTTATAATATGTTTGCTTGCAACGGCATTTTATTTAATCATGAATCTCATCGCAGAGGCGAAACTTTTGTTACTAAAAAAATTACTCGCGGACTTGCCAGAATTAAATTAAAGAAAGATGATAAAATATATTTAGGAAATTTAGACGCTAGGAGAGATTGGGGATACGCAAAAGATTTTGTTTATGGAATGTGGTTAATGCTACAACAAAAAAAATCAGATGATTATATTTTAGCCACAGGTGAAACGCATAGTGTAAGAGAATTTGTTGAAAAAACATGCGAATTTCTAAATATTGATTTAATATGGGAAGGAGAAGGCGTTAATGAAAAAGGTATTGATAAAAAAACAAAAAAAACAATAATTGAAATTGATCCAAAATATTTTCGCCCAGCAGAAGTTGATATTTTACTAGGAGATTACAGCAAGGCGAAAAAAGAGTTAAAATGGGAGCCAAAAATTAAATTTAATAAATTAGTTGAAATAATGGCAAAAGCCGACTATGATAATGAAAAAAAATTCTAA
- a CDS encoding sugar transferase, whose translation MNNLTQKTKKLFLLGGDLTTLYFSLFLTIIIRYGFPIENGLWQKHFLPFTFIYLIWLVVFYIIGLYDPSQQQNRLPFYSLLWKSLAINSTIAIGFFYLMPNIGIQPKRVLLINILIFAVIFYFWRKIYNNAVSSSAVRNNLLIIELNKQSLKIIDKIIKNPQLGYKIIAIINSDENQQNINLPSNIKIITNNDFDLTKIIKQEKIQTIVSATDHRSNKNLSKQLYKNLNSRIKFFDLPRFYEQLTGKIPVNIINEIWFLENLQESEKKFYEFFKRIIDIILAILGLAISLPILPFLIIIIKLDSKGSIFFSQIRTGKNNKKFLAIKLRTMVDGAEKNGPQWAEKNDSRVTRVGKFLRKTRIDEIPQLFNVLHGEMSFIGPRPERPEFIETLEKHIPFYKQRLIIKPGLSGWAQINFPYGASINDSMEKMQYDLFYIKNRSAVLDLSITLKTINTILKGGGR comes from the coding sequence ATGAATAACCTGACGCAAAAAACAAAAAAACTTTTTCTTTTAGGCGGAGATTTAACAACGCTTTATTTTTCTTTGTTTTTAACAATTATTATCCGCTATGGCTTTCCTATTGAAAACGGATTATGGCAAAAACATTTTCTGCCCTTTACTTTTATATACCTGATCTGGCTTGTTGTCTTTTATATAATAGGACTGTATGATCCTTCCCAACAGCAAAATAGATTGCCGTTTTATTCGCTATTGTGGAAATCTCTAGCAATCAACAGTACAATCGCAATCGGTTTTTTCTATCTTATGCCTAATATTGGGATCCAGCCAAAAAGAGTTTTGTTAATTAATATTTTGATATTTGCCGTGATTTTCTATTTTTGGCGGAAAATATACAACAATGCCGTTAGTTCCTCAGCTGTTAGAAATAATCTTTTAATTATAGAACTAAATAAACAGTCCTTAAAAATAATAGATAAAATTATAAAAAATCCGCAGTTAGGATACAAAATAATAGCAATCATAAATAGCGATGAAAACCAGCAAAATATAAATTTGCCAAGTAATATTAAAATAATCACTAATAATGATTTTGATTTAACAAAAATTATTAAACAGGAAAAAATCCAAACAATTGTCAGCGCGACGGATCATAGGTCAAATAAAAATTTAAGCAAACAGCTGTATAAAAATTTAAATTCGCGAATAAAATTTTTTGACCTTCCACGCTTTTATGAACAGTTAACAGGAAAAATTCCTGTTAATATAATAAATGAAATATGGTTTTTGGAAAATTTGCAAGAAAGCGAAAAAAAATTTTATGAATTTTTCAAACGAATTATAGATATTATTTTGGCGATTTTAGGACTCGCGATATCTCTGCCAATTTTACCGTTTTTAATTATAATTATAAAATTAGACAGCAAAGGATCAATCTTTTTTTCGCAAATAAGAACAGGAAAAAACAATAAAAAATTTTTAGCAATAAAATTAAGAACAATGGTTGACGGCGCTGAAAAAAATGGGCCTCAATGGGCGGAAAAAAATGATTCCCGCGTTACAAGAGTTGGAAAATTTTTGCGAAAAACAAGAATTGACGAAATTCCCCAGCTTTTTAATGTGCTTCATGGCGAAATGAGTTTTATTGGTCCGCGGCCTGAACGCCCAGAATTTATTGAAACCTTGGAAAAACATATCCCGTTTTACAAACAACGGTTAATTATAAAACCTGGCTTGAGTGGCTGGGCGCAGATCAATTTCCCTTATGGAGCGTCAATAAATGATTCAATGGAAAAAATGCAATATGATCTATTTTACATAAAAAACAGGTCAGCTGTTTTGGATTTAAGCATAACATTAAAAACAATTAATACGATTCTAAAAGGCGGCGGACGATGA